Proteins encoded together in one Ictidomys tridecemlineatus isolate mIctTri1 chromosome 3, mIctTri1.hap1, whole genome shotgun sequence window:
- the LOC144375728 gene encoding melanoma inhibitory activity protein 2-like, which produces MKPGPNSYGVPWELVMCRAIGCFALLLFLWRSFQCVRSRLYVGREKQLALKHSRLIEEKCELLEKVSLFQKELEGLESTLKGSSSEKGPRDVPNLEATYEKLHRSKPSHGDERLFLDKELEEQKARHCKQDEIMADISRRIKSLEGESESIRSEIAETKTNLRLLQISEEGLQLAMKEALDECSQLQQSQKPILQGDAEAWREQGRVQCEESTTLEDSQFHSKQVQTDKDNHVESLTEGLLKMKDRSSPTKEAQTDIGNLECGVTSESGIGAHLDDEPKGAVKKLVDGAKLKSSLETLEGQRVQTCAFLSEVEKTKEDLREQIRSLKTEQATLLSENTWLEGENENLQQKFKDMMECYQENMMKLHGKLRVEENYRVEQEEKLSKVKEEMGHTREELETYRKRAKYLKEELERTIQSCQGKIIYSEKKAHESELAAWIAERNLHYFMKQNARNRQKLTERELQLELVEEDPCALGVSNAALGRKHSPNGPSPLGPPWQGGCYSKYARPWRPAELRGSNLPSLDKEDGPMSSEIQSSRKETKMNLEDSNVLDSPLPVENQATGSGSLLAPFPPVRGELFPVDPRSQFMRRGPFFPPPPPGNRYGAPRDYFPPGPPPPPFFPMPDVYEWRYFPHDLPPRAGFPPPTPAF; this is translated from the coding sequence atgaagccaggccctAATTCTTATGGTGTTCCTTGGGAGTTGGTGATGTGTAGAGCTATTGGATGTTttgctcttctcttgtttttgtggagaagttttcAGTGTGTTAGAAGCAGGCTTTatgtgggaagagaaaaacagctggCTTTAAAACATTCTAgactaattgaagaaaaatgtgaactactTGAAAAAGTTAGTCTTTTTCAAAAAGAGCTTGAAGGCTTAGAGTCAACTTTAAAGGGCAGCAGTTCTGAGAAGGGTCCAAGAGACGTCCCCAATTTGGAGGCAACCTATGAAAAGCTGCATAGGTCCAAACCTAGCCATGGGGATGAAAGACTCTTTCTAGACAAAGAGCTTGAAGAACAAAAGGCTAGACATTGTAAACAGGATGAAATCATGGCAGATATATCGAGAAGGATAAAATCCCTTGAAGGTGAATCAGAATCAATCAGATCAGAAATAGctgaaactaaaacaaacttgagactGCTTCAAATAAGTGAGGAAGGACTTCAGCTGGCAATGAAGGAAGCCTTGGATGAATGTTCCCAGCTTCAGCAAAGTCAGAAACCGATCTTACAAGGAGACGCTGAAGCATGGAGGGAACAAGGACGTGTCCAATGTGAAGAGAGCACCACATTGGAAGACTCTCAATTCCATTCAAAACAAGTTCAAACTGATAAAGATAATCACGTGGAGTCTCTGACTGAAGGCTTGCTGAAGATGAAAGACAGGTCTTCTCCAACAAAGGAAGCCCAAACAGACATTGGGAACTTGGAATGTGGAGTGACGAGTGAATCAGGAATTGGTGCTCACTTGGATGATGAGCCCAAAGGAGCTGTGAAGAAACTGGTTGATGGTGCTAAGCTAAAGTCCTCCTTAGAAACCTTAGAAGGACAAAGAGTTCAAACTTGTGCTTTCTTATCTgaagtagagaaaacaaaggaagaccttaGAGAACAGATTAGAAGTCTGAAGACTGAACAGGCCACCTTGCTGTCAGAAAATACATGGCTTGAAGGTGAGAATGAGAACCTTCAGCAGAAATTTAAAGACATGATGGAATGCtatcaagaaaatatgatgaaactCCATGGGAAActcagagtagaggaaaattaCCGGGTGGAGCAAGAGGAGAAACTTTCCAAGGTCAAAGAAGAGATGGGCCATACAAGAGAAGAGCTGGAGACCTACAGAAAGCGAGCCaaatatcttaaagaagaattggagagaaccattCAGTCCTGTCAGGGGAAGATTATTTACTCTGAGAAAAAAGCACATGAGAGTGAGTTGGCGGCTTGGATTGCTGAAAGAAACCtccattatttcatgaaacaaaacGCTCGCAATagacaaaagttaactgaaaggGAGCTTCAATTGGAACTTGTAGAGGAAGATCCCTGTGCACTTGGTGTTTCAAATGCAGCATTGGGCAGAAAGCATTCCCCCAATGGTCCCTCACCATTGGGTCCTCCTTGGCAAGGTGGATGTTATTCGAAGTATGCTAGACCATGGCGACCAGCAGAACTCAGAGGTTCTAATCTGCCTTCTTTGGATAAAGAGGATGGGCCTATGTCTTCAGAAATTCAGTCCAGTAGAAAGGAGACCAAAATGAATCTTGAAGATTCCAATGTGCTCGATTCACCTCTCCCTGTTGAAAACCAAGCAACTGGCTCCGGCTCATTGTTGGCACCTTTCCCTCCAGTCAGAGGTGAATTATTTCCTGTGGACCCAAGGAGTCAGTTCATGAGAAGAGGACCATTTTTCCCTCcgcctcctccaggaaacagGTATGGGGCACCTCGAGATTATTTTCCACCAGGCCCACCACCCCCTCCATTTTTTCCAATGCCAGATGTCTATGAATGGAGGTATTTTCCTCATGACCTTCCCCCAAGAGCTGgatttcctcccccca